In the bacterium genome, AAATGGCAAAAATTTTTTCAAAAGAAAACTTTTGGTATATTCTATGAAATCATTGTTTTTAATCTCTTTCTCAACTTTTGGCAACCAAAATGCTAGATACAATATCAAAATAGGTTTGACTATCTCAGAAAACTGAATGGTAAATCCGCCAATACTTATCCATCGCCTCGCTCCATTCACTACTACACCGATTGATGGAACTAATGTCAAAAATAGACCTAGTAGAGAAAGACCTAAGAGAAGTAAACTAAATTTGCTCAAAACTTCACTTCTAAATCTGGATATAAGTAATGTCAAAAAGCTTCCAATACCCAAAAAAAGCAAATGGCGAAAGAGTACTGCAAATTGATTATAGTAAGGAGCTCTAGAAGATACAACAGCAGAAGCATCAAATACAAAAAGCACTCCGAAAACAATGAGTCCAATAAATCCAAATAACAAGCCTTTATCTATGCTTACAAGTACACCTTTTTTGATTAGTTCCCTGACTTCAACATTTTCTTTACATTTCCTCTTATCGTTCTGTGTTTTTGATTGGGCGTTTTGATGATAAGTCTGTTTCGCTTTGATGTTTCTCTTATCAGGTGATAGATTGTTTTTCACTTTCTTCACTTCAGAAGCTTTATATTTATTACCTAACTCCTTACTCCCCCAATATGATATATTACTTTTTGAAACATTATTATTCAACACTAAATTAATTTTAATAGTTACAACTATTTATTTCAAGAATATATAGAACTTGACGCTTTTGAATATAATTTGAAAGTGTTATAATTTTTATATATTTGAAAATGCATGAAAATCTCACAAAGTACCAAGATAACATATATTTCGGAAAACTTTCCACATATCGCAAAATATCTAGAAGTTGAGTGGGGATTTCATTGTATGAATTGTATAATGGCTGGATTTGATACTTTAGAGTCAGCTGCTTTGATTCATGATATTCAAGAAGAAGATCTTGTAATTTTGCTAAAGGTTATAAATGATATGGTAGAAGTTAATGATGGTGAGCTTAAAGATTATGAGAATGAACAAAAACGAGTTTCGCGCAAATTATCACAAACTAAAACTAATGAATAAATTTTTTGATATACTAAAAATAATATTGAAGATAGTATTGATTTTATCGATAATCATGATAACTGTGGTAGCAATGTTCAATTTGATCCCGAACTTATCTTAAATCTGGCTGTCAAGTATCAGATTTACAAGCCTATCAGCAAGTTTATTTTCTTCTCTTGGTATATGAGAAATCTTATAACCTTCAAACTTTTCTAATAGTTTTTTGACTTTAGTAAATAATTCTTTCATCTTTTCATCCTTGACTTGATACTTACCTAGCAATTGCTGAACTATAAGTTCGCTGTCCATCTGAATTTCTATTTGAGCAAGCTTTTTCCTTGAACAGTATTCAAGACCCAGTAGTAAGCCGTTGTATTCGGCAACATTATTTGTTGCGTTTTGCATATACTTAGCATCACAATATATGACTTCAGATTCTTTATAAATTACACATGAATATGCAGCTGGTCCAGGATTTCCTCTAGAGCCACCATCAGTTTTGAGCAAGTAGATTGACATAGTGTTATTTTACATTATAAACATACATACTGAATTTAAGAATTAGAAAATCAAACTATAAGTAGTAATTATAAAGAAAACATTGAATCACAATTCCAAAATTTCGTTTGATTAAATATCAATTTCTCAATGCAGCTAAAAATGCTTCTTTGGGAACTTCTACTGATCCAAAAGTTTTTAACCTTTCTTTTCCTTTTTTCTGAGCTTGAAGAAGTTTTTTCTTTCTTTCTACATGACCTCCACTCATACCAGCCAAAACATCTTTTCTATATTGCGGTATAGTTTCACGAGCTACTATCTTCATCCCTATCGCAGCTTGAATCGGGATCGGAAATTGTTGTCTAGGTATAAGATCCTTCAATTTTTCAACCAATCTTCTTCCTCTTGCATCTGCAGAAGTCCTATGAGACAAAAATGACAAAGGTTCTGAAGCTTCATGATTTACCAAAATATCTACTTTCACAATATCAGAAACTCTGAATTCAAAAAAATTGTAATCCATCGAAGCATATCCTTGAGATACGGATTTCAATCTATCAAAAAAATCTGTAATGATTTCATTACTAGGAACTTCATACTTGACTTGAACATACTTTTTTGAACCTGTTGTAGAAAGATATTCAGTTGATTTATATTCAGCTCTCTTTTCCGAACATAGTTGCATAATAGGTCCTATGTATTCCTCTGGAGTAATTATTTCCAATTTAGAATAAGGTTCCAGTACTTGATCAATATATGCAATGTCAGGAAACTTTGTAACTGATTTCAAGATATAGTAACCATTATCGTCAAAATCATCTGTAGTGCCCAATCCTTTTAGCATTTG is a window encoding:
- a CDS encoding DUF1858 domain-containing protein, producing MKISQSTKITYISENFPHIAKYLEVEWGFHCMNCIMAGFDTLESAALIHDIQEEDLVILLKVINDMVEVNDGELKDYENEQKRVSRKLSQTKTNE
- a CDS encoding ribonuclease HI family protein, whose protein sequence is MSIYLLKTDGGSRGNPGPAAYSCVIYKESEVIYCDAKYMQNATNNVAEYNGLLLGLEYCSRKKLAQIEIQMDSELIVQQLLGKYQVKDEKMKELFTKVKKLLEKFEGYKISHIPREENKLADRLVNLILDSQI
- a CDS encoding FtsW/RodA/SpoVE family cell cycle protein, encoding MLNNNVSKSNISYWGSKELGNKYKASEVKKVKNNLSPDKRNIKAKQTYHQNAQSKTQNDKRKCKENVEVRELIKKGVLVSIDKGLLFGFIGLIVFGVLFVFDASAVVSSRAPYYNQFAVLFRHLLFLGIGSFLTLLISRFRSEVLSKFSLLLLGLSLLGLFLTLVPSIGVVVNGARRWISIGGFTIQFSEIVKPILILYLAFWLPKVEKEIKNNDFIEYTKSFLLKKFLPFCILITITLVPIVFQKDLGSIIVIGFIALVLFVFSANSKLNFFSSFLILTLGAISVVAMISFESYRVGRFEVYTEVLTTGRLSKELALSSGYQIQQVLIAIGSGGISGLGLGESKQKYAYLVDQTSYTDTIFAVIAEELGFVGSLALVLFILFIVLKGINFSNEHKLLQHRLLVIGIISWFGFQSFINIAANVSLIPFKGLTLPFISYGGSSLLALMIGLGILFSQKYE